The stretch of DNA GTTAAAAGATAAATGCCCAGGGGCAGGAGAAACGCGGACAGCGGCATGAGCAGCCGGACGAGACGATTTTCGCCTGTACCGGGGCTCACGGCCGGATTCTAGAAGCGGAGGTCTAAGTGTCAAGCAAAGTCCGGCCTGGCCCGCCTGAGCGCAAGATGACCTGTGAACCGCTTGCTTGAGGAGGAGTAGCCGGGCTTGGCAGGTCGTGCATGTTCTGTAAACGGCGCTTCCTGCTCGTGGTTTCAGACCAAGACAAGGGGTTGGTTTGCACTTGAGTGAAGTTTACCGGCGGGTAAACTCTGGCTGCCGAGGGTGAAGGATTGGCGGTCTCTGACACTGAGCAGTCTAACTGTCATTGTTTTCACAAGTTAAGCACTAGATGTACTGGAAAGTAGTGATACATGGGGGTCGTGGGGTAGGTGGTTACACACGCGGTCTAGTCTGTTGTCTAGTTGATTGTTTTCCTCGTAGTCTGCACTCCTGTTTCCCCTGTTACCAGCCTCTTTGTCCGGTTCATTGTCTTACAAGCCGTCTCAGTTGTAGCCTTCCTGGTTATCACCGAGACTGCCGTGCATGTTGTTCGCTAGGTCGCGGGCCAATCTATTCGCCTTGCTGCATGCCTGATTGTAGACCGGGTTTTCTACCCTACCGCTTGGCTCCTTGTTGTTCAAGTTGCCCGGTCTGTTGCGGTCCGGGCGGCGGCTCAGTTTGTCCGGCAATGCGTCCCATCAATGAACTGACCTGTTGTTTTCTGGTGTCACTGGCAACCCAGCCCGTGTGTTCCTCAACCGCCCTGCTGGCTAACTCACGGCTGTGTAGAGTCTTTTCTAACCCCTGCCTTGCCTAGTGCTTTTGTTGATCTGCTTGTGCCGCCTGCACCCACTACTAGGTTAGGGTAGCTGGTTGCAGATATCGGTCTAGTCCTGGTCGGTAGGCCAGGTGCAGGTACCACCGGTGGACACCGCCGGGAGCTTCATGACCTTCCATCTGTCCGCTGTGCTTTCCTGTCTGTCTTGCTGCCTGGCGTCCTTCCGACGTCTTCTTCTTGCTGGCTCCTGGTACTTCCGGTCCGACCATAGCTTCTTCGATACTCTGTTCTGCTTACTTCTGGAAGCACTTGGGGAATCGTCATTGCGTCGGCCGGAATCGGCTCAGAGAGTCATCGCAGACTTCCAAAGCTTTACAACCGATTGTTGACTGGTATTATTGCGTATGGTCAACAAACGACCTCTGGTAGCGGTCGTCATGGGTAGCGAAAATGACCTTGATACGATGAGGGAGGCGGTGTCCGTGCTAGCCGAGTTTGGTGTACCTTGCGAGGTCGAGGTTATATCTGCGCACCGGACACCGGACCGGTGCCGTGCTTTCGCCCGGCAGGCGCAACGCCAGGGCATCAAGGTCATCATTGCCGGGGCAGGTAAGGCTGCGCATTTGGCCGGAGTGATCGCAAGCCATACGACTCTGCCAGTAATCGGCGTGCCCTTGGATTCTGGACTTCTGGGCCTGGACGCGGTGCTGTCCACGGTGCAGATGCCGCGCGGGGTTCCGGTGGCGGCCATGTCTTTAGGCAAATCCGGGGCGGCCAATGCTGGGCTGTTTGCGGTTGCGATACTTGCACTTTCTGACCCTGAGCTGGCCCGCCGACTGGTCGGGCATCGGCGTCGGCAGTCGGTGGCGGTTATCCGACAGTCAAGACAGGTGAAACATGACCTGAAGAAGAAGGTCGGTCCGAGGCCGGCCTAGCTTCTAGAGGGGCAACGTGTGATTCTCAAGCGGGTTGAGCTGCCCGGAATTACGCTTGTTGCTCGGGGTAAGGTCAGGGACATTTTCCAAGTCTCAATGGCCACGGCACGAACGCCAGGTCTCGATGGGGAAACAGAGCGTCTGCTTATTGTGGCGACTGACCGGCTTTCGGCATTCGACGTAGTGCTGCCTGACCCGATTCCGGATAAGGGTAGAGTTCTGACTCAACTGTCTAAGTTCTGGTTCGAGCGGTTTTCTGGTCTAGTGCCGAGCCACATGATTACAACCGATGTTGATGAGTTCCCTGCCGAGCTTGGGCGGTTTCGTGAGCAGCTTGCTGGTCGTTCGATGCTGGTGTACAGAACGCGGCCCTTACCGGTCGAGTGTGTGGTGCGCGGGTATCTCGCGGGCAGCGGCTGGAAGGAGTACCAGAAGACCGGCGCGGTGTGTGGGATCAAGCTGCCGGCTGGACTCAGGCAGGCTGAGCAGCTACCGGAACCATTGTTCACACCCTCGACTAAGGCCCAGACTGGGCACGATGAAAATATTACTCAGGCCGAGCTGGAGCGGATCGTCGGGACCAGCCTCGGTCGTCAGGTGAGGGATGTGTCGCTGGAAATCTACTCTCAAGCGGCCGAGTATGCTCGGAATCGCGGCATCATCGTTGCCGATACTAAGTTTGAGTTCGGCTTGCTCGACGACAGGCTTATTTGGATTGACGAGGCGCTGACTCCGGATTCGTCCCGTTTCTGGGATGAGAGTGAGTACCGTGTAGGCG from candidate division WOR-3 bacterium encodes:
- the purE gene encoding 5-(carboxyamino)imidazole ribonucleotide mutase, producing MVNKRPLVAVVMGSENDLDTMREAVSVLAEFGVPCEVEVISAHRTPDRCRAFARQAQRQGIKVIIAGAGKAAHLAGVIASHTTLPVIGVPLDSGLLGLDAVLSTVQMPRGVPVAAMSLGKSGAANAGLFAVAILALSDPELARRLVGHRRRQSVAVIRQSRQVKHDLKKKVGPRPA
- a CDS encoding phosphoribosylaminoimidazolesuccinocarboxamide synthase; translated protein: MILKRVELPGITLVARGKVRDIFQVSMATARTPGLDGETERLLIVATDRLSAFDVVLPDPIPDKGRVLTQLSKFWFERFSGLVPSHMITTDVDEFPAELGRFREQLAGRSMLVYRTRPLPVECVVRGYLAGSGWKEYQKTGAVCGIKLPAGLRQAEQLPEPLFTPSTKAQTGHDENITQAELERIVGTSLGRQVRDVSLEIYSQAAEYARNRGIIVADTKFEFGLLDDRLIWIDEALTPDSSRFWDESEYRVGEPPRSFDKQFVRDYLETLGWDKSPPGPRLPPEVIAGTSERYREAYRRLTGIDLC